One Silene latifolia isolate original U9 population chromosome 4, ASM4854445v1, whole genome shotgun sequence DNA segment encodes these proteins:
- the LOC141651437 gene encoding uncharacterized protein LOC141651437 — translation MWKKRFPKLSGDKNGNSSGRKSGEVLKSEEESADEQFMLFDAYTIDICKAEKQDETLAAYLAQPSPEAKIYIFPDKYDKPIPVVAYFDTGASYSIMKPDLLPSSQWEPCSVGLMWDLSIITLWLFKRWNNSRRRDSLNQQNHLGLAKHFMLIKGQNKFVENSPLIFTLCMDYISRILVTVGQQEGFRFHPMCGHIRLNHLLFADDLLLFCKGNAVSIMWLLRGFSTFSATSGLALNNDKTDIYFNGVSKDIMVDIVKVSGFRIGTLPFKYLGVPISSKKLSKFEGHKLIERIVQRIRILGARKLSYAGRLVLVKTVLSTLHSYWASMFLIPSGIMDKVDSICRNFLWGGRDSYLKAPNINWNTCCKPKDEGGLGLKNAKVWNKALIGKYTSWVASKKDHLWVKWVNHVYMKGCDWKDYTSPPDCSWSWRKIIQVKDILKIGYSNNQWIAKPSGYSVADGYNWLRDTSTQVPWRHLCWNNLNVPRTSFIFWASQHGKLLTLDRLHKMGIVQSTVCFICGFETESHEHLFYKCEYSKRCMQLMQQKLHIQFHGEHMVKWYSLSRSRSGLQRVVTGACFVGLIYGIWHVRNCARLPQQVQLPSMLVNQVWKEVKDRWLHRNKRPLRNYDQLWLDSIA, via the exons ATGTGGAAGAAACGTTTCCCAAAACTATCGGGAGACAAAAATGGAAATTCTTCAGGAAGAAAAAGCGGAGAGGTTTTAAAAA gtgaagaagaaagtgcaGATGAACAATTCATGTTGTTTGATGCATACACCATCGATATCTGCAAAGCCGAGAAACAAGATGAAACACTGGCGGCTTACTTAGCCCAACCATCTCCAGAAGCCAAAATCTATATCTTTCCAGATAAATATGACAAGCCGATCCCGGTTGTTGCATATTTTGACACCGGTGCCTCATACTCCATCATGAAGCCAGATttactcccatcatctcaatggGAGCCATGCTCAGTAGGGTtaatgtgggatttatct ATCATTACACTCTGGCTCTTCAAGAGGTGGAACAACTCcagaagaagggactcattgaaCCAACAAAATCACCTTGGGCTTGCGAAGCATTTTATGTTAATAAAAGGGCAGAACAAGTTCGTGGAAAATTCCCCCTTGATATTTACTCTGTGTATGGATTATATCTCGAGGATTCTTGTTACTGTTGGCCAGCAAGAGGGGTTTAGGTTCCATCCTATGTGTGGGCACATCAGACTCAATCATCTGCTTTTTGCAGATGATCTATTATTATTTTGCAAGGGTAATGCAGTGTCTATTATGTGGCTCTTGAGAGGGTTCTCTACCTTTTCTGCTACTTCTGGGCTTGCTCTGAATAATGATAAGACTGACATCTATTTTAATGGAGTCAGTAAGGATATTATGGTAGACATTGTCAAAGTTTCTGGTTTTAGAATAGGTACTCTGCCTTTTAAGTATTTAGGTGTCCCAATTTCTTCAAAGAAACTCTCTAAATTTGAGGGACATAAGCTGATTGAGAGGATTGTCCAAAGAATTAGAATCTTGGGGGCAAGGAAATTGTCTTATGCTGGCAGGCTTGTGCTAGTTAAGACAGTGCTATCTACCTTACATTCTTATTGGGCTTCCATGTTTTTAATACCTTCTGGCATCATGGATAAGGTGGACTCTATTTGTAGGAACTTCTTATGGGGAGGAAGGGATTCCTACTTAAAAGCTCCTAATATAAATTGGAATACCTGCTGTAAACCTAAAGATGAAGGGGGATTGGGTCTTAAGAATGCTAAGGTGTGGAACAAAGCTCTTATTGGAAAATATACAAGTTGGGTTGCCTCAAAAAAAGATCACTTGTGGGTTAAATGGGTTAatcatgtgtatatgaaagggTGTGATTGGAAAGATTATACTTCTCCTCCTGATTGTAGTTGGTCCTGGAGGAAAATTATTCAAGTGAAGGATATTTTAAAGATAGGCTATTCTAACAACCAATGGATTGCCAAGCCGTCTGGATATTCAGTAGCTGATGGATATAACTGGCTAAGAGACACTTCTACTCAGGTTCCTTGGAGGCATTTGTGCTGGAATAACCTGAATGTGCCAAGAACTTCCTTTATTTTTTGGGCCTCTCAGCATGGTAAACTTCTTACTCTTGACAGATTGCATAAGATGGGGATTGTTCAGTCTACTGTGTGTTTTATTTGTGGTTTTGAGACAGAAAGTCATGAACATCTTTTCTATAAATGTGAATATAGTAAAAGATGTATGCAGCTAATGCAACAGAAACTCCACATCCAGTTTCATGGAGAGCATATGGTGAAATGGTACTCTTTGAGTCGATCTAGAAGTGGTTTACAAAGAGTGGTTACTGGTGCTTGTTTTGTTGGACTGATTTATGGTATTTGGCATGTCAGAAATTGTGCTAGATTGCCACAGCAGGTGCAACTGCCAAGTATGTTGGTGAATCAAGTTTGGAAGGAAGTCAAAGACAGATGGTTACATAGGAACAAACGTCCTCTCAGGAATTATGATCAGCTTTGGCTTGATTCGATTGCTTAA